Proteins from a single region of Juglans microcarpa x Juglans regia isolate MS1-56 chromosome 5S, Jm3101_v1.0, whole genome shotgun sequence:
- the LOC121268447 gene encoding uncharacterized protein LOC121268447, translated as MRTTMGDKPDQVSSELSAGMSSLRRAIEILSSLISESHSVKVFAAKWQSIRGKLEELNAGLIATENCEYSSESPAVAGLASAIFVTANKSYDLARRCVDLSYSGKLLMQSDLNVILTKLDRFLKDLSDMYAAGILTHGYALVVSKPGLGACKDDMRFYVGDLWTRIKVGNKEMKRQALVNLYEVVVEDEKYVKVMLEVDDVVNVLVNSLDSPETEIQEESAKVVSVIAGFDSCKGVLVGAGVINPLIRVLECGSELGKEVAVRCLKKLTENSDNAWSVSAHGGVTALLKICAGVNFRGELVGLACGVLINLIGVEEIKRFVVEEGAISMFIKLARSKNEALQRIAIEFLQSIAFGDDSIREMVIREGGIPTLVRIIDPEWSYSLKTREIALKAIENLCFSSKSAVKGLIDYGFVDHIMYFIRYGEVSVQELALKVAYRLCGTSEEAKKAMGDAGFMAELVKFLNAKSFEIREMASEALSRMILLPKNRKRFVQDDRNVGLLLEMLDSQEGHSGSRSFLFSILMSLSSCKSAKRKIVNSGYLRNIEELAQAGVSDAKRLVKKLSTNRFRSMLSGIWHS; from the coding sequence ATGAGAACTACGATGGGTGATAAGCCAGATCAAGTCTCTAGCGAACTATCCGCCGGCATGTCCAGCCTCCGGCGAGCCATTGAGATATTATCCTCGTTGATTTCAGAGTCTCACTCAGTCAAAGTCTTTGCAGCAAAATGGCAATCGATTCGGGGCAAGCTTGAGGAGCTCAATGCCGGCTTAATCGCCACGGAGAACTGCGAGTACTCCAGTGAAAGCCCAGCGGTGGCAGGCTTAGCATCTGCCATATTTGTCACTGCTAATAAAAGCTACGACCTGGCTCGGCGTTGCGTTGATCTCTCTTATAGCGGCAAGCTGCTCATGCAGAGCGACCTGAATGTTATACTCACGAAACTCGATCGGTTCTTGAAGGACCTCTCTGACATGTACGCAGCCGGTATTTTGACTCATGGGTATGCGTTGGTTGTTTCAAAGCCTGGTCTTGGTGCTTGCAAAGACGACATGCGGTTTTATGTTGGAGACTTATGGACAAGGATAAAGGTCGGCAATAAGGAAATGAAAAGGCAAGCCTTGGTTAATCTGTACGAGGTTGTGGTCGAAGACGAGAAATACGTGAAAGTCATGTTGGAAGTGGATGATGTTGTGAACGTGTTAGTGAATTCTCTCGACTCACCAGAGACGGAGATCCAAGAAGAGTCTGCGAAGGTGGTTTCGGTGATTGCGGGGTTCGATTCGTGTAAGGGGGTTTTGGTCGGAGCCGGAGTTATTAATCCGTTGATTCGGGTTTTGGAGTGTGGGAGTGAGCTGGGGAAAGAGGTTGCCGTAAGATGTTTGAAGAAACTGACCGAGAATTCGGACAACGCGTGGTCTGTCTCGGCTCATGGGGGAGTGACTGCGCTGTTAAAGATTTGTGCTGGTGTTAATTTTCGGGGAGAGTTGGTTGGTCTTGCTTGTGGGGTACTGATAAATCTCATTGGAGTTGAAGAAATAAAGCGGTTTGTTGTTGAAGAAGGTGCTATTTCCATGTTTATCAAGCTTGCAAGGTCTAAAAACGAAGCATTGCAGAGGATAGCGATTGAATTCCTTCAAAGTATAGCATTTGGAGACGACTCGATTCGGGAAATGGTCATTAGAGAAGGAGGAATTCCTACATTAGTACGTATTATAGATCCTGAGTGGTCGTATTCCTTGAAAACCCGGGAGATAGCATTGAAAGCAATCGAGAATCTGTGTTTCTCGTCCAAAAGTGCTGTAAAAGGCTTGATCGATTATGGCTTTGTGGATCATATAAtgtattttattagatatggGGAAGTTTCTGTTCAAGAATTGGCCCTGAAGGTGGCGTACAGGCTCTGTGGAACATCAGAGGAGGCCAAGAAAGCGATGGGTGATGCTGGGTTTATGGCTGAGCTTGTTAAATTTCTCAATGCAAAGTCATTTGAAATTAGGGAAATGGCATCTGAGGCACTCTCCCGCATGATCTTGCTGCCCAAAAATCGAAAGAGGTTTGTCCAGGATGACCGGAATGTTGGGTTACTGTTGGAGATGCTTGACTCTCAGGAAGGACATTCAGGTAGCAGAAGTTTCTTGTTCTCCATACTAATGTCATTATCAAGCTGCAAGAGTGCCAAAAGAAAGATTGTGAATTCTGGGTATCTGAGAAACATAGAGGAACTTGCACAAGCAGGAGTTTCGGATGCTAAAAGACTTGTCAAGAAGTTATCCACAAACAGATTCCGCAGTATGTTGAGTGGAATCTGGCATTCTTGa